In Nocardioides sp. JQ2195, a genomic segment contains:
- the tsaD gene encoding tRNA (adenosine(37)-N6)-threonylcarbamoyltransferase complex transferase subunit TsaD, whose product MNQPLVLGIESSCDETGVGLVRGHTLLADAVASSMDQHAPFGGVVPEIASRAHLEAIVPMIELACSSASVRLADVDAIAVTAGPGLAGALMVGVGAAKALALGLGKPIYGVNHLAGHVAVDQLEHGALPEPCLALLVSGGHSNLLQVNDISGDIVSLGNTIDDAAGEAYDKVARLLGLPYPGGPHIDREAASGSSVAIDFPRGLTSRKDLERHRFDFSFSGLKTAVARWVEARHRAGEPVPVADVCASFQEAVVDVLTRKAIDAARFHGIHDLVISGGVAANSRLRALAEERAAAAGVRLRVPKRNLCTDNGAMIAALGSEVVARGRPASSLDFPADSSQPVGTVVV is encoded by the coding sequence ATGAACCAGCCGCTCGTCCTGGGCATCGAGTCGTCGTGCGACGAGACCGGTGTCGGCCTGGTCCGCGGCCACACCCTGCTCGCCGACGCCGTGGCCAGCAGCATGGACCAGCACGCGCCGTTCGGCGGCGTGGTCCCCGAGATCGCCTCGCGTGCACACCTCGAGGCGATCGTGCCGATGATCGAGTTGGCCTGCTCGTCGGCGTCGGTGAGACTGGCCGACGTGGACGCGATCGCGGTCACCGCCGGCCCCGGGCTGGCGGGCGCGCTGATGGTCGGCGTGGGTGCCGCGAAGGCACTGGCGCTCGGGCTCGGCAAGCCGATCTATGGCGTGAACCACCTGGCCGGTCACGTCGCCGTCGACCAGCTCGAGCACGGTGCACTGCCCGAGCCGTGCCTGGCCCTGCTGGTCTCCGGCGGCCACTCGAACCTGTTGCAGGTCAACGACATCAGTGGCGACATCGTCTCGTTGGGCAACACCATCGACGACGCGGCGGGAGAGGCCTACGACAAGGTCGCCCGCCTGCTGGGCCTGCCCTATCCGGGTGGACCGCACATCGACCGTGAGGCGGCGTCGGGTTCCTCCGTGGCGATCGACTTCCCGCGGGGGCTCACCTCCCGCAAGGACCTCGAGCGGCACCGCTTCGACTTCTCCTTCTCCGGCCTCAAGACGGCCGTTGCACGTTGGGTGGAGGCACGTCATCGGGCCGGTGAGCCGGTGCCGGTGGCCGACGTGTGCGCGTCGTTCCAGGAGGCCGTGGTCGACGTGCTGACCCGCAAGGCGATCGACGCCGCGAGGTTCCACGGCATCCACGACCTGGTGATCTCGGGTGGGGTGGCGGCGAACTCGCGGCTGCGTGCCCTGGCCGAGGAGCGGGCGGCCGCTGCCGGCGTACGACTCCGGGTGCCGAAGCGCAACCTGTGCACCGACAACGGCGCGATGATCGCGGCCCTCGGGTCCGAGGTGGTGGCCCGCGGTCGCCCGGCCTCGTCGCTGGACTTCCCGGCCGACTCGTCCCAGCCCGTCGGCACCGTGGTCGTCTGA
- the rimI gene encoding ribosomal protein S18-alanine N-acetyltransferase encodes MIRNALAADVDAVVELEDELFGAEAWDADTLLDDLERAGRRFVVFEDDLEVIGYAITMFAGDIADLARIGVHPSRQREGIAAALLDHVVDAAREDGADRMLLEVSAMNPEALAFYDAGDFEQIDTRPRYYKDGSDAIVMRRSLGPSSDWSAP; translated from the coding sequence ATGATCCGCAACGCGCTGGCTGCTGACGTGGACGCCGTGGTCGAGCTCGAGGACGAGCTGTTCGGCGCCGAGGCCTGGGACGCCGACACCCTGCTCGACGACCTCGAGCGCGCGGGCCGCCGGTTCGTGGTCTTCGAGGACGACCTCGAGGTCATCGGCTATGCGATCACGATGTTCGCCGGCGACATCGCCGACCTCGCGCGCATCGGCGTGCACCCCTCGCGGCAGCGGGAGGGCATCGCGGCCGCGTTGCTCGACCACGTCGTCGATGCGGCCCGCGAGGACGGTGCCGACCGGATGCTGCTCGAGGTGTCCGCGATGAACCCCGAGGCGCTGGCCTTCTACGACGCAGGTGACTTCGAGCAGATCGACACCCGCCCCCGCTACTACAAGGACGGATCCGACGCGATCGTCATGCGTCGCTCGCTCGGGCCGTCCTCCGACTGGAGTGCCCCATGA
- a CDS encoding VOC family protein encodes MSLGSYKDLCIDAGDAAALGTFWAAALGLDLRLLDDGDAVLTGATEQHTIWVNTVPEPKTVKHRLHLDVRTGSVAGLVALGATVLDDTSFRWTVMADPEGGEFCAFVRDDVAATHLHELVLDCADPERQAVWWAEVLGGRIGDDAEVPYVDEIADAPFENLVLVPVPESKTAKNRVHLDLSVPEIAPLLEVGATLLAEHDDWSVLADPEGNEFCAFLRT; translated from the coding sequence ATGAGCCTGGGCAGCTACAAGGATCTCTGCATCGATGCCGGTGACGCCGCCGCGCTCGGCACCTTCTGGGCTGCGGCGCTGGGACTCGACCTCCGGTTGCTGGACGACGGAGACGCGGTGCTCACCGGAGCCACGGAGCAGCACACGATCTGGGTCAACACGGTGCCGGAGCCGAAGACGGTCAAGCACCGACTGCACCTCGACGTACGCACCGGCTCGGTGGCCGGACTCGTCGCGCTCGGCGCCACGGTCCTCGACGACACGTCGTTCCGCTGGACGGTGATGGCCGACCCCGAGGGCGGCGAGTTCTGCGCGTTCGTGCGCGACGACGTGGCCGCCACCCACCTCCACGAGCTGGTCCTCGACTGCGCGGACCCGGAGCGGCAGGCGGTGTGGTGGGCGGAGGTCCTCGGTGGCCGGATCGGTGACGACGCCGAGGTCCCGTACGTCGACGAGATCGCCGACGCACCGTTCGAGAACCTCGTCCTCGTGCCGGTGCCCGAGTCGAAGACCGCCAAGAACCGGGTGCACCTCGACCTCAGCGTGCCCGAGATCGCGCCCCTGCTCGAGGTGGGGGCGACGCTGCTCGCCGAGCACGACGACTGGAGCGTCCTGGCGGACCCGGAGGGCAACGAGTTCTGCGCATTCCTTCGCACCTGA
- a CDS encoding SigE family RNA polymerase sigma factor translates to MVVTVDVATQRGGVMAQDRDSARDAEFSVWMTARQPALLRTAYLLTGDHHGAEDLVQNTLAKVYLSWHKVRDQQAIDGYARRILVNENNSMWRRAWKKRETVSSVVPDWLPSHDRYDEGRGSALWTLVQTLPKKQRAAVVLRYYEQLSEAETADVLGCSVGTVKSQTSRALATLRSQADDHGLTRADHLGEEER, encoded by the coding sequence ATGGTGGTGACGGTGGATGTCGCAACACAACGGGGAGGTGTGATGGCCCAGGACCGCGATTCGGCAAGGGATGCCGAGTTCAGCGTCTGGATGACCGCACGCCAACCAGCTCTCCTGCGCACGGCGTACCTGCTGACCGGGGATCACCACGGCGCCGAGGACCTCGTCCAGAACACGTTGGCCAAGGTCTACCTGAGCTGGCACAAGGTTCGCGACCAACAGGCGATCGACGGCTACGCACGCCGGATCCTCGTCAACGAGAACAACTCGATGTGGCGCCGGGCCTGGAAGAAGAGGGAGACCGTCAGCAGCGTCGTGCCCGACTGGCTCCCGTCGCACGACAGGTACGACGAGGGGCGCGGCTCGGCGCTCTGGACGCTGGTGCAGACGCTTCCCAAGAAGCAGCGCGCGGCCGTCGTGCTCCGCTACTACGAGCAGCTCAGCGAGGCGGAGACCGCCGACGTGCTCGGTTGCTCCGTCGGCACCGTGAAGTCACAGACCAGCAGGGCCCTGGCGACGTTGCGCAGCCAGGCCGACGACCACGGCCTGACCAGGGCCGACCATCTCGGGGAGGAGGAACGATGA
- a CDS encoding MBL fold metallo-hydrolase — translation MTARIDHAVVSGTFSLDGETFDVDNNIWVIGDDEECIVIDAPHDVDAIRAVIGDRTLKAILCTHAHDDHVRVAPALRAAVPAPILLHPDDKPLWELTHTDELWDVDLSDGQQLVVGGTTLRIIHTPGHAPGAVCVHAEELGCVFTGDTLFNGGPGATGRSFSDRPTIEASIRERLFVLPDETVVHTGHGDDTTIAAEKANLDG, via the coding sequence ATGACCGCGCGCATCGACCATGCCGTCGTGTCCGGCACGTTCTCGCTCGACGGTGAGACCTTCGACGTCGACAACAACATCTGGGTGATCGGCGACGACGAGGAGTGCATCGTCATCGATGCACCGCACGACGTCGACGCGATCCGGGCGGTGATCGGCGATCGCACCCTCAAGGCGATCCTGTGCACCCACGCGCACGACGACCACGTCCGCGTGGCGCCGGCGCTGCGTGCCGCCGTACCGGCGCCGATCCTGCTGCACCCCGACGACAAGCCGTTGTGGGAGCTAACCCACACCGACGAGCTCTGGGACGTCGACCTGAGCGACGGCCAGCAGCTCGTCGTCGGTGGCACCACCCTGCGCATCATCCACACCCCGGGCCATGCTCCCGGCGCGGTCTGCGTCCACGCCGAGGAGCTGGGCTGCGTCTTCACCGGCGACACCCTCTTCAACGGCGGGCCCGGCGCCACCGGCCGGTCGTTCAGCGACCGGCCGACCATCGAGGCGTCGATCCGCGAGAGGCTCTTCGTCCTGCCGGACGAGACGGTCGTGCACACCGGTCACGGCGACGACACGACCATCGCCGCCGAGAAGGCCA
- a CDS encoding S-(hydroxymethyl)mycothiol dehydrogenase encodes MQQVRAVVAKGKGQPVSVEIINVPDPGPGEAVVKIQACGVCHTDLHYREGGINDEFPFLLGHEAAGVVESVGDDVTEVAPGDFVVLNWRAVCGECRACKRGDLHYCFNTHNATQKMTLEDGTELSPALGIGAFAEKTLVAAGQCTKVDASARPAAVGLLGCGVMAGLGAAINTGAVSRGTSVAVIGCGGVGMAAIAGSALAGASPIIAVDIDPKKLEKAKTMGATHVVDSSQGDPVEEIKRIAAETYEGADGADVVIEAVGRPETWKQAFYARDLAGTVVLVGVPTPDMKIPEIPLIDVFGRGGALKSSWYGDCLPSRDFPMLVDLYQQGRLDLDAFVSEEIGIDDIEAAFDKMHTGEVLRSVVLFP; translated from the coding sequence GTGCAACAAGTGCGCGCAGTGGTGGCCAAGGGCAAGGGCCAGCCGGTCTCGGTGGAGATCATCAACGTCCCCGACCCCGGGCCGGGCGAGGCCGTGGTGAAGATCCAGGCCTGCGGGGTCTGTCACACCGACCTGCACTACCGCGAGGGTGGCATCAACGACGAGTTCCCGTTCCTGCTCGGCCACGAGGCCGCGGGAGTGGTCGAGTCCGTCGGTGACGACGTGACGGAGGTGGCGCCCGGGGACTTCGTGGTGCTCAACTGGCGTGCGGTGTGCGGTGAGTGCCGCGCCTGCAAGCGCGGTGACCTGCACTACTGCTTCAACACCCACAACGCGACCCAGAAGATGACGCTGGAGGACGGCACCGAGCTGTCGCCGGCACTGGGGATCGGTGCCTTCGCCGAGAAGACCCTGGTCGCGGCCGGACAGTGCACCAAGGTCGACGCCTCGGCGCGGCCCGCCGCCGTCGGCCTGCTGGGCTGTGGCGTGATGGCCGGGCTCGGTGCCGCGATCAACACCGGCGCAGTCAGTCGCGGCACGTCCGTGGCCGTGATCGGTTGCGGCGGGGTGGGCATGGCAGCGATCGCCGGCTCCGCGCTGGCCGGGGCCTCGCCGATCATCGCCGTCGACATCGACCCGAAGAAGCTCGAGAAGGCCAAGACCATGGGGGCCACTCATGTCGTCGACTCGTCGCAGGGTGACCCGGTCGAGGAGATCAAGCGCATTGCAGCCGAGACCTACGAGGGCGCCGACGGCGCCGACGTCGTGATCGAGGCAGTGGGCCGTCCCGAGACGTGGAAGCAGGCGTTCTACGCCCGCGACCTGGCCGGCACCGTGGTCCTGGTCGGCGTGCCCACCCCGGACATGAAGATCCCCGAGATCCCGCTGATCGACGTCTTCGGTCGCGGGGGCGCGCTCAAGTCGAGCTGGTACGGCGACTGCCTGCCCTCGCGCGACTTCCCGATGCTGGTGGACCTCTACCAGCAGGGTCGTCTCGACCTCGACGCGTTCGTCTCCGAGGAGATCGGCATCGATGACATCGAGGCCGCCTTCGACAAGATGCACACGGGTGAGGTGCTGCGTTCGGTGGTGTTGTTCCCATGA